One Coccinella septempunctata chromosome 8, icCocSept1.1, whole genome shotgun sequence genomic window carries:
- the LOC123318810 gene encoding golgin IMH1-like: protein MGEGLKAFHEITRNINNQDEKIWRQTAAKKCLKKEFEKMEEQSKRYEVLIATLKKDPLYKKHEEFARLLEDNMKEHIQTHKLVSLAINAQNEETERKIKDIKSWDEKYEQVISDLKEAYDLKKKFMESTNPTYKKFLEIEASRKGAEVLLKQLTASSERRRRSEEQLESIKEKIFHKTILNFVNAVIRKKKHQEISSKLKVLADKKIQMVRGMFEAQEAMKKLRVRPTQIPSAMFTRRVPNLPASTGIWNRNEKRSMIELPQHINQQKRIAVEQKNPATKEKTGKKDNSETIIPPTPKRHAPNRLNIISNKIIALPPLKTILSRQRSRMNTSLNRSLCDTSFTSPANSQTDKPKKPDTSNKLSQENQAQTDHQFQNVKETAVENKTAMEPPPTKMAKPSDYLKNLKFTSQSNKFNMPKITSSPLCKQPSQANVMQKTSILKSQAVKRRLNTSIQEIESDLSQRKREKNVNFASPIQQHREIDHTLSSNEENSSSLNATSNMNTSGFLDEPMALTPANDEFTMMGNPEFSFGPSSDIQSGKNHGNGTNMTPMSIFGETNDTGSFGFSFGGLSKTDEMWDLFG from the exons ATGGGTGAAGGACTCAAAGCGTTTCACGAGATAACAAGAAATATTAATAATcaagatgaaaaaatttggcGTCAAACTGCTGCAAAGAAAT GTTTGAAGAAGGAATTTGAGAAAATGGAAGAGCAATCAAAACGATATGAAGTTCTAATCGCAACTCTCAAAAAAGATCCGCTATACAAGAAACATGAAGAGTTTGCGCGACTACTGGAGGATAATATGAAAGA GCACATACAAACACACAAATTAGTGTCGCTGGCTATAAACGCCCAGAACGAAGAAACCGAACGAAAAATCAAAGACATCAAATCTTGGGATGAAAAATACGAACAGGTCATCTCCGACCTCAAGGAAGCCTacgatttgaagaaaaaattcatgGAATCCACCAATCCCAcctacaaaaaatttttggaaatcgagGCTTCTCGAAAAGGGGCCGAGGTACTGCTGAAGCAGCTGACAGCTTCTTCTGAGAGACGCCGAAGGAGCGAGGAACAGTTGGAATCGATAAAGGAGAAAATTTTCCACAAGACAATCTTGAACTTCGTCAACGCCGTCATAAGGAAGAAGAAGCACCAGGAAATCAGTTCCAAGTTGAAAGTTTTAGCGGATAAAAAGATACAAATGGTGAGGGGAATGTTTGAAGCCCAGGAAGCAA TGAAAAAACTTCGAGTCCGGCCCACTCAAATACCAAGCGCTATGTTCACAAGAAGG GTCCCAAATTTGCCAGCATCAACAGGAATTTGgaatagaaatgaaaaaaggaGTATGATAG AGTTGCCACAGCATATAAACCAGCAGAAACGAATTGCTGTGGAGCAAAAGAATCCTGcaacaaaagaaaaaacaggAAAAAAAGATAATTCAGAAACAATCATACCACCTACTCCTAAAAGGCACGCTCCAAATCGATTAAATATCATCAGCAATAAAATCATTGCTTTGCCACCCCTAAAAACCATCCTAAGCAGGCAGCGATCAAGGATGAACACGTCCCTCAACCGAAGTTTATGCGATACTTCCTTCACCAGTCCTGCCAACAGTCAAACTGATAAACCCAAGAAGCCGGATACTAGCAACAAACTCAGCCAGGAAAACCAGGCTCAAACTGATCATcagtttcaaaacgtcaaagaGACTGCAGTGGAAAATAAGACAGCCATGGAACCACCACCGACAAAGATGGCCAAACCATCGGATTATTTAAAAAATCTAAAATTCACCAGTCAGTCCAACAAGTTTAATATGCCTAAAATAACATCAAGTCCACTCTGTAAACAACCTAGTCAGGCGAATGTGATGCAGAAAACGTCGATCCTGAAGAGTCAAGCTGTGAAGAGGAGGCTGAACAcaagtattcaggaaattgagTCAGATTTAAGCCAAAGAAAAAGG GAGAAAAATGTGAACTTTGCAAGCCCAATACAGCAACATAGGGAGATAGATCACACCTTATCCTCGAATGAAGAGAACTCAAGTTCGTTGAATGCAACTTCTAACATGAATACGAGTGGATTTTTGGATGAACCGATGGCGTTGACTCCTGCAAATG ATGAATTCACAATGATGGGAAATCCAGAATTCAGTTTTGGTCCATCCA GTGATATCCAGTCTGGCAAAAACCATGGAAATGGTACCAACATGACTCCAA TGTCTATATTTGGCGAAACAAATGATACAGGATCGTTTGGATTTTCTTTCGGTGGCTTATCCAAAACAGATGAAATGTGGGATTTGTTTGGATAG
- the LOC123318652 gene encoding mediator of RNA polymerase II transcription subunit 27, with amino-acid sequence MDRDIEQLNVALNNVKVLRSNVRSVFESLSSGLRADHGDEGKENKFILELQDLLTLVNNNLRDVENAVSTLTTPPGPFTLGNSTHLSQETTLERQQLYGQLVNSYKWTDKIREYSAIAATILASNSFNKTYKTFGTKRRKTQTSNHNVPPEVIENLITGIDRLLPDVTIICNRPFVPNPVIQASLGRVFKAMIAFKGLIIEWVVVKAHSESTDLWTESRYRVFRKVTENCHAAMLHFHSPQMPELAVRSFMHWLHSYVTLFNAPCKRCGNHLRGNLPPTWRDLRMLEPYHEECK; translated from the coding sequence ATGGACCGTGACATTGAACAGCTAAATGTAGCATTAAATAATGTCAAGGTATTACGTTCAAACGTACGCAGCGTTTTTGAGTCGTTAAGTAGTGGCTTACGAGCTGATCATGGAGATGAAGGCAAGGAAAACAAATTTATATTGGAATTACAAGACCTCCTCACTCTCGTCAACAATAATCTTAGAGATGTTGAGAACGCAGTTTCCACGTTAACTACCCCACCAGGGCCTTTTACTTTGGGCAACAGTACCCATTTATCGCAGGAAACCACTTTAGAAAGACAACAGTTATATGGGCAACTGGTTAATAGTTACAAATGGACTGATAAAATAAGAGAGTACAGTGCAATAGCCGCAACTATACTTGCATCAAACTCTTTCAATAAAACCTACAAGACATTTGGAACTAAAAGAAGGAAAACCCAGACGAGTAATCACAATGTTCCTCCAGAAGTAATTGAGAATCTTATAACTGGTATTGACAGGCTCTTACCAGATGTGACAATCATTTGTAATAGACCGTTtgtaccaaatccagttattcaaGCATCCCTCGGGAGGGTGTTCAAAGCGATGATAGCTTTCAAAGGTCTCATAATAGAATGGGTTGTTGTCAAAGCTCATAGTGAATCTACTGATTTATGGACTGAATCTAGATATAGGGTATTTAGGAAAGTGACTGAAAATTGTCACGCAGCCATGTTGCATTTCCATTCACCTCAAATGCCGGAATTGGCTGTGAGATCCTTTATGCATTGGCTTCACAGTTACGTCACCTTATTTAATGCACCTTGTAAGAGGTGTGGAAATCACCTGAGGGGTAATCTTCCACCTACATGGAGAGATTTACGCATGCTGGAACCATACCATGAGGAATGCAAGTAG